One Chiroxiphia lanceolata isolate bChiLan1 unplaced genomic scaffold, bChiLan1.pri scaffold_74_arrow_ctg1, whole genome shotgun sequence DNA segment encodes these proteins:
- the CDC37 gene encoding hsp90 co-chaperone Cdc37, protein MVDYSVWDHIEVSDDEDETHPNIDTASLFRWRHQARVERMEQFQKEKEELDKGCRECKRKLAECQKKLKELEVAEPGSGKGELEKLQAEAQQLRNEERSWENKLEELRKKEKNMPWNVDTLSKDGFSKSVFNVKPEEKEETEEQKEKKHKTFVERYEKQIKHFGMLRRWDDSQKYLSDNPHLVCEETANYLVIWCIDLEVEEKHALMEQVAHQTIVMQFILELAKSLKVDPRACFRQFFTKIKTADQQYLEGFTEELEAFKERVRGRARARLEKALREYEEEERQKRLGPGGLDPVDVYESLPPELQKCFDVKDVQMLQDTISKMDPTEAKYHMQRCIDSGLWVPNAKGGDGAEKGPGEAVYEEIQKENGAEDKGKP, encoded by the exons ATGGTGGATTACAGCGTGTGGGACCACATCGAGGTCTCGGACGACGAGGACGAGACCCACCCCAACATCGACACCGCCAGCCTCTTCCGATGGCGGCACCAG GCCCGAGTGGAGCGGATGGAGCAGTtccagaaggagaaggaggagctggATAAAGGCTGCCGGGAGTGCAAACGCAAACTCGCCGAGTGCcagaagaagctgaaggagctggaggtggcGGAGCCGGGCAGCGGGAAGGGGGAGCTGGAGAAGCTCCAGGCCGAGGCCCAGCAGCTGAGGAAcgaggagaggagctgggagaacaagctggaggagctgaggaagaaggagaagaacaTGCCCTGGAACGTCGACACCCTCAGCAAGGACGGGTTCAGCAAG agtGTTTTCAACGTGAAACCCGAGGAAAAGGAGGAGACGGAAgagcagaaggagaagaaacacaaaacctTCGTGGAGCGATACGAGAAGCAGATTAAACACTTTG ggatgctgaggCGCTGGGATGACAGCCAGAAATACCTCTCAGACAACCCTCACCTGGTGTGTGAGGAGACAGCAAACTACCTGGTCATCTGGTGCATCGACCTGGAGGTGGAAGAG AAACACGCGCTGATGGAGCAGGTGGCCCACCAGACCATCGTCATGCAGTTCATCCTGGAGCTGGCCAAGAGCCTCAAGGTCGATCCCAGGGCTTGTTTCCGGCAGTTTTTCACCAAAATTAAG ACAGCAGACCAGCAGTACCTGGAGGGCTTCACGGAGGAGCTGGAGGCCTTCAAGGAGCgggtgcggggccgggcgcgggcgCGGCTGGAAAAGGCCCTGCGGGAGTACGAGGAGGAGGAGCGGCAGAAGCGCCTCGGCCCCGGGGGGCTCGACCCCGTCGACGTCTACGAGTCCCTGCCCCCC gAGCTCCAGAAATGCTTTGATGTCAAGGACGTTCAGATGCTGCAGGACACCATCAGCAAAATGGACCCCACC GAGGCCAAGTACCACATGCAGCGCTGCATCGACTCGGGGCTCTGGGTGCCCAACGCCAAGGGGGGGGACGGGGCGGAGAAGGGCCCCGGGGAGGCCGTTTATGAGGAGATCCAGAAGGAAAACGGCGCCGAGGACAAAGGAAAAccctga